From the genome of Haemophilus parainfluenzae, one region includes:
- the deoC gene encoding deoxyribose-phosphate aldolase encodes MDSKQLAQYIDHTALTAEKTEQDILKLCDEAIQYGFYSVCINSGYIPLAKEKLAGSNVKICTVVGFPLGANLSSVKAFETQEAIKAGAGEIDMVINVGLIKSNKWDAVKDDIQAVLTACHGVPLKVILETCLLTKEEIVKACEICKALGVAFVKTSTGFNKGGATVENVALMKKTVGNIGVKASGGIRDTQTALAMIKAGATRIGASAGIAIVTGVSGNTSSNY; translated from the coding sequence ATGGATAGTAAACAATTAGCACAATATATTGATCACACCGCGCTCACCGCAGAAAAAACAGAACAAGATATTCTTAAACTATGTGATGAAGCGATTCAGTACGGTTTTTATTCAGTCTGCATTAATTCAGGTTATATTCCTTTAGCCAAAGAAAAACTGGCAGGATCAAACGTCAAAATTTGTACGGTTGTTGGTTTCCCACTTGGTGCCAACTTATCCTCAGTCAAAGCGTTTGAAACCCAAGAAGCCATCAAAGCTGGTGCAGGTGAAATTGATATGGTAATTAATGTCGGCTTAATAAAATCAAATAAATGGGATGCCGTAAAAGACGACATTCAAGCTGTATTAACCGCTTGTCATGGTGTACCGCTTAAAGTGATTTTGGAAACATGCTTACTCACCAAAGAAGAAATCGTAAAAGCCTGTGAAATCTGTAAAGCGTTGGGTGTGGCATTCGTTAAAACCTCAACGGGTTTCAATAAAGGTGGAGCAACCGTAGAAAATGTGGCATTAATGAAGAAAACGGTAGGCAACATTGGCGTGAAAGCCTCTGGCGGTATTCGTGATACTCAAACCGCACTAGCGATGATTAAAGCGGGAGCTACTCGAATTGGCGCAAGCGCAGGCATTGCAATTGTAACGGGTGTTTCTGGTAATACCTCAAGCAATTACTAA
- the proS gene encoding proline--tRNA ligase gives MRTSQYLFSTLKETPAEAAIVSHQLMLRAGMIRPLASGLYNWMPTGWRVLRKVEKIIREEMDKSGALEIKMPVVQPAELWEESGRWEQYGPELLRFVDRGNRNFVLGPTHEEVITDLVRREVSSYKQLPINLYQIQTKFRDEVRPRFGVMRSREFIMKDAYSFHADHASLQQTYDVMYQTYSNIFNRLGLDFRAVQADTGSIGGSASHEFQVLANSGEDDVIFSTESDYAANIELAEAVAIGERAAPTKAMELVDTPNAKTIAELVEQFNLPIEKTVKTLIVKGASEEQPLVALVIRGDHELNEIKAEKLPEVASPFEFADEAVIKAKIGAGVGSLGPVNLNIPVIIDRSVALVSDFSAGANIDGKHYFNINWERDVALPKVADIRNVVEGDPSPDGKGTLLIKRGIEVGHIFQLGKKYSEAMNATVQGEDGRPMVVTMGCYGIGVTRVVAAAIEQHFDDRGIVWPTDEIAPFTVAVVPMNMHKSESVQEYAEELCRTLQAQGVEVIFDDRKERPGVMFADMELIGVPHMVVIGEKNLANGEIEYKNRRTGEKQMIAKDQLLDFLKGQINA, from the coding sequence ATGCGTACAAGTCAATATTTATTCTCAACATTAAAAGAAACCCCAGCTGAAGCGGCCATTGTGAGCCATCAATTAATGCTTCGTGCGGGGATGATTCGTCCTCTTGCTTCAGGTCTTTATAACTGGATGCCAACTGGCTGGCGTGTGCTTCGTAAAGTAGAAAAAATCATTCGTGAAGAAATGGATAAAAGTGGCGCACTTGAAATCAAAATGCCAGTCGTGCAACCAGCAGAATTATGGGAAGAGTCAGGTCGTTGGGAACAATATGGCCCAGAATTACTACGTTTTGTGGATCGAGGAAACCGTAACTTTGTATTAGGTCCAACACATGAAGAAGTGATTACGGATTTAGTTCGTCGTGAAGTGTCATCATACAAACAACTTCCGATTAACTTATACCAAATTCAAACCAAATTCCGTGATGAAGTGCGTCCTCGTTTCGGTGTCATGCGTTCGCGTGAATTTATCATGAAAGATGCGTATTCTTTCCATGCGGATCATGCGAGCTTGCAACAAACTTATGATGTGATGTACCAAACTTATAGCAATATTTTCAATCGCTTAGGTTTAGACTTCCGTGCGGTACAAGCGGATACCGGTTCTATCGGTGGTAGTGCATCACATGAATTCCAAGTGCTAGCAAACAGTGGCGAAGATGATGTGATTTTCTCTACTGAATCTGACTACGCTGCAAACATTGAATTAGCGGAAGCGGTGGCAATTGGTGAGCGCGCAGCGCCAACAAAAGCCATGGAATTAGTTGATACGCCAAATGCAAAAACGATTGCTGAGTTGGTGGAACAATTCAATTTGCCTATTGAGAAAACGGTTAAAACCTTAATCGTAAAAGGGGCAAGCGAAGAACAACCGTTAGTGGCATTAGTCATTCGTGGTGACCATGAATTAAATGAAATTAAAGCGGAAAAATTACCTGAAGTGGCTTCACCATTTGAGTTTGCAGACGAAGCTGTTATCAAAGCAAAAATTGGTGCAGGTGTTGGTTCATTAGGCCCTGTTAATCTCAATATTCCAGTGATTATTGACCGTTCAGTAGCATTAGTGTCTGATTTCAGTGCAGGTGCAAACATTGATGGTAAACATTACTTCAATATCAACTGGGAACGTGATGTAGCTTTACCAAAAGTGGCGGATATTCGTAACGTGGTTGAAGGTGATCCAAGCCCAGATGGTAAAGGTACCTTATTGATTAAACGTGGTATCGAAGTAGGCCACATTTTCCAATTAGGTAAAAAATACTCAGAAGCGATGAATGCGACTGTTCAAGGTGAAGATGGTCGTCCAATGGTCGTAACCATGGGATGTTACGGTATTGGTGTAACGCGTGTGGTGGCTGCGGCGATTGAACAACATTTTGATGATCGCGGTATTGTATGGCCAACAGATGAAATTGCGCCATTCACCGTAGCTGTCGTGCCTATGAATATGCATAAATCTGAAAGCGTTCAAGAATATGCCGAAGAATTGTGCCGCACTTTACAAGCACAAGGTGTAGAAGTGATCTTTGATGATCGTAAAGAACGCCCAGGTGTGATGTTTGCAGATATGGAACTTATCGGTGTGCCACATATGGTGGTGATTGGCGAGAAAAATCTCGCAAACGGCGAAATTGAATACAAAAATCGTCGTACCGGTGAAAAACAAATGATTGCAAAAGATCAGTTGTTAGATTTCTTGAAAGGACAAATTAATGCTTAA
- the nlpD gene encoding murein hydrolase activator NlpD, which translates to MKKSFLLLPVSIAILTACSSNSPAPIENVDGTLSPGVMQPVDNNSSGTWQPEIQQNTMPNTMGNSVPTGTQTPQPSFQPTYQPVQQPAAAQPKPTPAPAPVQPQTKTVTKTVSDCTSSGAINVPRNPNTNAPDYSQIQKGSYKGNTYKVNKGDTMFLIAYLTGMDVKDLASMNNMKEPYSLSVGQTLKISNCSTKTVTTTVPVKTTAPAAPAVPAEPEVTYTPGANGTQIGSDGTVIGPIKSGVATGGASTPAFTNNTPSTPVTTTTQVETTNNTPVNANVVAPVASNVAWQWPTQGNVIQGFSNSDGGNKGIDISGSRGQAVKAAASGRVVYAGNALRGYGNLIIIKHNDDFLSAYAHNDKILVSDQQEVKAGQEIAKIGSTGTNAVKLHFEIRYKGKSVDPVRYLPRR; encoded by the coding sequence ATGAAAAAATCGTTTTTATTGCTCCCTGTGAGTATCGCTATTTTAACGGCTTGTAGTTCAAATAGCCCTGCGCCAATTGAAAATGTAGATGGCACACTTTCTCCGGGGGTAATGCAACCTGTTGATAATAATTCGAGCGGTACATGGCAGCCAGAAATTCAACAAAATACGATGCCAAATACCATGGGCAATAGCGTGCCAACGGGAACTCAAACACCACAACCAAGTTTCCAACCGACTTATCAACCGGTTCAACAACCTGCTGCAGCACAACCTAAACCAACGCCTGCTCCGGCACCAGTTCAACCGCAAACTAAAACGGTAACTAAAACGGTTTCTGATTGCACCAGCTCTGGCGCAATCAACGTGCCGCGTAATCCAAATACTAATGCACCGGATTACAGCCAAATTCAAAAAGGTTCATACAAAGGAAATACCTATAAAGTAAACAAAGGCGATACCATGTTCCTAATCGCTTACTTGACGGGTATGGACGTGAAAGATTTGGCAAGCATGAATAATATGAAAGAGCCTTATAGCTTAAGTGTGGGCCAAACGTTAAAAATTTCAAATTGTTCAACTAAAACGGTTACCACGACTGTACCAGTGAAAACTACCGCACCAGCTGCACCGGCAGTCCCTGCTGAACCAGAAGTGACTTATACACCAGGTGCAAACGGTACTCAAATTGGTTCTGATGGTACGGTAATTGGTCCAATTAAATCAGGTGTGGCAACAGGTGGCGCATCAACACCAGCGTTTACCAACAATACACCTAGCACACCGGTGACAACGACAACTCAAGTGGAAACCACAAACAATACTCCAGTTAATGCAAACGTTGTAGCACCAGTGGCATCGAATGTGGCATGGCAATGGCCAACACAAGGCAACGTGATCCAAGGTTTCTCTAACTCTGATGGTGGTAACAAAGGGATTGATATCAGTGGTTCTCGTGGACAAGCGGTTAAAGCTGCAGCGAGCGGTCGTGTTGTTTATGCGGGTAACGCATTACGTGGCTACGGAAACTTAATCATCATCAAACATAATGATGATTTCTTAAGTGCTTATGCACACAACGACAAAATCCTTGTGAGCGATCAACAAGAAGTGAAAGCGGGTCAAGAAATTGCGAAAATAGGTAGCACAGGAACCAATGCTGTGAAACTTCACTTCGAGATCCGTTATAAAGGTAAATCTGTCGATCCAGTTAGATACTTACCGAGAAGATAA
- a CDS encoding YqaA family protein produces MNIFGAMYDKTMQWSKHRFAVFWLSFVSFIEAIFFPIPPDVMLIPMSMSKPKSAFRFALYTAVASVVGGMIGYAIGYYAFDWVQGYIQQWGYQAAWEQAMAWFKEWGILVVFVAGFSPIPYKVFTICAGVMQMAFIPFVITAFVSRFARFILVAKLAAWGGEKFAAKLRKSIEIIGWSVVALAVIAYLILK; encoded by the coding sequence ATGAATATTTTTGGTGCGATGTACGATAAAACGATGCAATGGTCAAAACATCGCTTTGCCGTGTTTTGGCTATCCTTTGTGAGTTTTATTGAGGCCATTTTCTTTCCAATTCCACCCGATGTGATGTTGATTCCAATGTCAATGTCAAAACCGAAAAGTGCGTTTCGTTTTGCGCTTTATACAGCGGTCGCTTCTGTAGTGGGGGGAATGATTGGTTATGCTATCGGCTATTATGCCTTTGATTGGGTTCAAGGTTATATTCAACAATGGGGCTACCAAGCTGCTTGGGAACAGGCTATGGCGTGGTTTAAAGAATGGGGCATTTTAGTGGTATTTGTCGCTGGTTTTAGCCCGATTCCTTACAAAGTTTTCACCATTTGCGCGGGCGTGATGCAAATGGCGTTTATCCCCTTTGTGATTACTGCATTTGTGTCGCGTTTTGCTCGTTTTATTTTAGTGGCAAAACTCGCTGCATGGGGCGGAGAAAAATTCGCCGCGAAATTACGTAAATCCATTGAAATCATTGGTTGGAGTGTCGTTGCTCTGGCTGTGATTGCTTATCTTATTTTAAAATAA
- the surE gene encoding 5'/3'-nucleotidase SurE, with amino-acid sequence MRILVSNDDGFHAEGIQVLAKELRKIADVVIVAPDRNRSAASSSLTLVEPLRPRHLDSGDYCVNGTPADCVHLALNGFLSGQVDLVVSGINAGCNMGDDTLYSGTLAAALEGRHLGLPAIAVSLDGRLHYETAARVVCDLIPKLHPQLLNKREVININVPDLPYEELKGIKVCHLGYRTSAAEVIKQEDPRGENIYWIGPSGLPEYDGEGTDFHAVKNGYVSITPIQADLTAHQSIAALQDWLESE; translated from the coding sequence ATGCGAATTTTAGTCAGCAATGATGACGGTTTTCACGCCGAAGGGATTCAAGTTTTAGCAAAAGAATTACGAAAAATTGCCGATGTGGTAATTGTTGCACCCGATCGTAATCGTAGCGCGGCATCAAGCTCATTAACGCTTGTTGAGCCACTTCGCCCGCGTCATTTAGATAGTGGTGATTATTGCGTAAATGGCACGCCGGCTGATTGTGTGCATTTGGCATTAAACGGTTTTTTATCTGGACAAGTCGATCTCGTAGTATCTGGTATTAATGCAGGTTGTAACATGGGTGATGATACCTTATATTCAGGCACCTTGGCGGCTGCATTGGAAGGGCGTCATTTAGGGTTACCAGCTATTGCGGTATCTTTAGATGGTCGTCTGCATTATGAAACAGCGGCTCGCGTGGTGTGTGATTTGATTCCCAAATTACATCCTCAATTATTGAATAAACGCGAAGTGATCAATATCAATGTACCAGATTTACCTTACGAAGAACTTAAAGGCATTAAAGTCTGTCATTTAGGCTATCGCACATCTGCGGCCGAAGTGATTAAACAAGAAGATCCTCGAGGCGAAAATATCTATTGGATTGGTCCGTCAGGCTTGCCTGAATATGATGGTGAAGGCACCGATTTCCATGCAGTAAAAAATGGTTATGTTTCCATTACACCAATTCAAGCTGATCTTACGGCTCATCAGTCAATTGCTGCTTTACAAGATTGGCTGGAAAGTGAATAA
- the truD gene encoding tRNA pseudouridine(13) synthase TruD, whose product MVKHLPYFTLKTPPKTTALLKQEFADFIVKEDLGYEMSGEGEFVAVKIRKTDCNTLFVGEKLAKFAGISDRNMGYAGLKDRHGITEQWFCLQMPGKETPDFSQFQLEGVEILEVTRHNRKIRTGSLQGNAFEILLRGAKESDELNERLNFVAKYGFPNYFTEQRFGRDGHNLTQAIRWAKGEIKVKDRKKRSFYLSAARSEIFNLVVAERIEQNVADQVLRDDIVQLNGSHSWFKADENEDLAVLQQRLNEQDILLTAPLIGEENLSASAVENQVVLEHQVFQELMKQERMKAARRPLLMQAKDFHWTFVEEGLKLSFYLPAGSYATALVRELVNIKEEE is encoded by the coding sequence ATGGTCAAACATCTCCCTTATTTCACCTTAAAAACACCGCCAAAAACAACCGCACTTTTAAAGCAAGAGTTCGCTGATTTTATTGTGAAAGAAGATCTGGGCTATGAAATGTCAGGCGAAGGCGAATTTGTGGCGGTAAAAATCCGTAAAACAGATTGTAATACGTTGTTTGTGGGCGAAAAACTCGCGAAGTTTGCGGGTATCTCTGATCGAAATATGGGGTATGCCGGTTTGAAAGATCGCCATGGTATTACAGAACAATGGTTTTGTTTGCAAATGCCAGGTAAAGAAACGCCAGATTTTAGCCAATTTCAATTGGAAGGTGTCGAGATTTTAGAAGTGACTCGCCACAATCGTAAAATTCGCACGGGCAGTCTTCAAGGAAATGCTTTTGAGATTTTATTGCGTGGCGCAAAAGAAAGTGATGAATTAAATGAGCGCTTAAATTTTGTGGCGAAATACGGTTTCCCTAACTACTTTACCGAACAACGTTTTGGGCGTGATGGCCATAATCTGACTCAAGCGATTCGTTGGGCGAAAGGGGAGATTAAGGTTAAAGATCGTAAAAAACGCAGTTTTTACCTTTCAGCGGCTCGTAGCGAAATTTTTAATTTAGTTGTAGCAGAACGAATTGAACAAAATGTGGCAGATCAGGTTCTAAGAGACGATATTGTGCAATTAAACGGATCGCATAGTTGGTTTAAGGCTGATGAAAATGAAGATTTAGCGGTTTTACAGCAACGTTTGAACGAACAAGATATTTTGCTGACCGCGCCTTTAATTGGCGAAGAAAATTTATCTGCAAGTGCGGTCGAAAATCAGGTGGTTTTAGAACATCAGGTTTTCCAAGAATTAATGAAACAAGAACGAATGAAAGCCGCTCGCCGCCCTTTATTAATGCAGGCAAAAGATTTCCATTGGACGTTTGTTGAAGAGGGATTGAAGCTCTCATTTTATTTGCCAGCAGGGAGTTATGCCACTGCATTGGTGCGAGAGTTAGTGAATATTAAGGAAGAAGAATAA
- the rraB gene encoding ribonuclease E inhibitor RraB encodes MTNFNELQEETREIITDLLNDGSDPDALYIIEHHIAHYDFDTLEKIAVDAFKAGYEVSEAEEFEDENGKVIFCFDIISEVELKPEIIDAQQKEILPLVEKYKGIYDGWGTYFEDPNAEDDEYGDDGEFFDDEDVEDDNERLH; translated from the coding sequence ATGACGAACTTTAACGAACTTCAAGAAGAAACCCGTGAAATCATTACGGACTTATTAAATGATGGCAGCGATCCGGATGCCCTTTATATTATCGAACATCACATCGCCCATTATGATTTTGATACCTTAGAAAAAATTGCCGTGGATGCTTTCAAAGCGGGCTATGAAGTGTCAGAAGCAGAAGAATTTGAAGATGAAAATGGCAAGGTCATTTTCTGTTTTGACATCATCAGTGAAGTGGAATTAAAACCTGAAATTATCGATGCACAACAAAAAGAAATTTTACCATTAGTCGAAAAATATAAAGGCATTTATGATGGCTGGGGCACGTATTTTGAAGATCCAAATGCCGAGGACGATGAATACGGTGATGACGGCGAATTTTTTGACGATGAAGATGTCGAAGACGACAACGAACGTTTACATTAA
- a CDS encoding SIMPL domain-containing protein (The SIMPL domain is named for its presence in mouse protein SIMPL (signalling molecule that associates with mouse pelle-like kinase). Bacterial member BP26, from Brucella, was shown to assemble into a channel-like structure, while YggE from E. coli has been associated with resistance to oxidative stress.) → MKLKALSLALLALPIASFAADPISHQPTDISFSVEAEKEVERDLLQVSLFYQAEGNDLSALNKTMAEKMNKAIELAKAQSAVEIKDNSRNTWIRYDNKGKQQGWIARAELTLESKDSQALSTLVHELDGVLAIDRVSASVSREKLNSLEKELTKEALAKVKDKALLIQESLQMKGYHTQSLDVSSANDSANDFRPYAAGAMMAKSFSYSDEKDETYTQSGKEKIKVSVNARIALLKE, encoded by the coding sequence ATGAAACTCAAAGCGCTTTCTTTAGCATTACTTGCCTTGCCTATCGCTTCTTTTGCTGCAGACCCCATATCTCATCAACCAACGGATATCAGCTTTAGTGTTGAAGCAGAAAAAGAAGTAGAACGTGATTTATTGCAAGTCTCCCTTTTTTACCAAGCGGAAGGCAATGATTTATCCGCGCTCAATAAAACCATGGCGGAAAAAATGAATAAAGCCATTGAGTTGGCAAAAGCACAAAGTGCGGTTGAAATTAAGGACAATTCTCGTAATACCTGGATTCGCTATGACAATAAAGGCAAACAGCAAGGTTGGATTGCGCGTGCAGAATTAACTTTGGAAAGTAAAGATTCTCAAGCGTTATCAACCTTAGTACATGAATTAGATGGCGTATTAGCCATTGATCGCGTAAGTGCGTCTGTTTCACGTGAGAAATTAAATAGCTTAGAAAAAGAATTAACCAAAGAAGCTTTAGCGAAAGTTAAAGATAAAGCCCTATTAATTCAAGAATCTTTGCAGATGAAAGGTTATCACACACAAAGCCTTGACGTGTCTTCTGCCAATGATTCAGCGAATGATTTCCGCCCTTATGCCGCAGGGGCAATGATGGCAAAAAGTTTCTCTTACTCGGATGAAAAAGATGAAACTTACACTCAAAGTGGCAAAGAGAAAATTAAAGTCAGTGTGAATGCGCGAATTGCATTGCTTAAAGAATAA
- the slyD gene encoding peptidylprolyl isomerase: MKVAKNTVVSIAYQVRTQDGVLVDEAPANQPLEYLQGHNNLIIGLENALEGKEVGDKFEVRVQPEEGYGEYNENMVQRVPKEVFQGVDEVVVGMRFLADTDIGPVPVVITEVDGDEVVVDGNHMLAGQELHFTVEVVGTREATLEEIAHGHVHGEHDHHHHHDDEGGHGCGCGGHGHHHHDHDHGHGGCCGGGHKHDHDHGHGHGGCGCGGH; the protein is encoded by the coding sequence ATGAAAGTAGCAAAAAATACGGTTGTGAGTATTGCTTACCAAGTACGTACTCAAGACGGTGTATTAGTTGATGAAGCACCAGCAAATCAACCATTAGAATATTTACAAGGCCACAATAACTTAATCATTGGGCTTGAAAATGCCTTAGAAGGTAAAGAAGTTGGCGACAAATTTGAAGTGCGTGTTCAACCTGAAGAAGGCTACGGCGAATACAATGAAAACATGGTTCAACGTGTACCAAAAGAAGTATTCCAAGGCGTTGATGAAGTAGTGGTTGGTATGCGTTTCTTAGCAGATACAGATATCGGCCCTGTTCCAGTTGTGATCACGGAAGTGGATGGCGATGAAGTAGTGGTTGATGGTAACCATATGTTAGCGGGTCAAGAACTACACTTCACTGTTGAAGTTGTTGGTACTCGTGAAGCAACATTAGAAGAAATTGCTCACGGTCACGTGCATGGTGAACACGATCATCACCATCATCACGATGATGAAGGTGGCCACGGCTGCGGTTGTGGCGGTCATGGTCATCATCACCATGATCACGATCATGGACACGGCGGTTGCTGTGGCGGTGGTCATAAACACGATCATGATCACGGACACGGTCATGGCGGCTGTGGTTGCGGTGGTCACTAA
- the hslU gene encoding HslU--HslV peptidase ATPase subunit — translation MSEMTPREIVSELDQHIIGQKEAKRAVAIALRNRWRRMQLQEPLRHEVTPKNILMIGPTGVGKTEIARRLAKLANAPFIKVEATKFTEVGYVGKEVDSIIRDLTDSAMKLVRQQEIAKNRAKAEDAAEDRILDALLPPPKNQWGEVENHDTNSSTRQAFRKKLREGQLDDKEIEIDVSAGVSMGVEIMAPPGMEEMTNQLQSMFQSLGSDKTKKRKMKIKDALKTLIDDEAAKLINPEELKQKAIDAVEQNGIVFIDEIDKICKKGEYSGADVSREGVQRDLLPLVEGSTVNTKHGMVKTDHILFIASGAFQVARPSDLIPELQGRLPIRVELSALTAEDFERILTEPNASLTEQYKALMATEGVSIEFTQDAIKKIAEAAFRVNEKTENIGARRLHTVMERLMDKISFDASEMDGQTVNIDAAYVIDALGEVIENEDLSRFIL, via the coding sequence ATGTCTGAAATGACCCCTCGTGAAATTGTTTCCGAATTAGATCAACATATTATCGGCCAAAAAGAGGCGAAAAGAGCGGTTGCGATCGCGTTGCGTAACCGTTGGAGAAGAATGCAGTTGCAAGAGCCACTTCGCCATGAAGTTACCCCTAAAAATATTTTAATGATTGGACCAACAGGTGTGGGTAAAACCGAGATTGCGCGTCGTCTTGCAAAATTAGCCAATGCACCTTTCATTAAAGTGGAAGCAACCAAGTTCACCGAAGTGGGCTATGTGGGGAAAGAAGTAGATTCCATTATCCGTGATTTAACGGACAGTGCGATGAAATTAGTTCGCCAACAAGAAATTGCGAAAAATCGTGCGAAAGCAGAAGATGCGGCGGAAGATCGTATTTTAGATGCATTACTACCACCACCAAAAAATCAATGGGGTGAAGTGGAAAACCACGATACTAATAGCAGTACTCGCCAAGCGTTCCGTAAAAAATTACGTGAAGGTCAATTAGACGATAAAGAAATCGAAATTGATGTGTCTGCGGGCGTGTCAATGGGCGTAGAAATCATGGCGCCTCCAGGTATGGAAGAAATGACCAATCAGTTGCAATCCATGTTCCAAAGTTTAGGTTCGGATAAAACCAAAAAACGCAAAATGAAAATTAAGGATGCGTTAAAAACCTTAATTGATGATGAAGCAGCCAAATTGATCAATCCAGAGGAATTGAAACAAAAAGCTATCGATGCAGTTGAGCAAAACGGTATCGTGTTTATTGATGAGATCGATAAGATCTGTAAAAAAGGCGAATACAGTGGTGCCGATGTCTCTCGTGAAGGCGTGCAACGAGACTTATTGCCATTAGTGGAAGGTTCGACGGTTAATACTAAACACGGTATGGTGAAAACTGATCATATTCTCTTTATTGCTTCAGGGGCATTCCAAGTGGCGCGTCCATCAGATTTAATCCCTGAATTGCAAGGTCGTTTGCCGATTCGTGTTGAATTGTCTGCATTAACGGCAGAAGACTTTGAGCGTATTCTAACTGAGCCAAATGCGTCTTTAACAGAGCAATATAAAGCGCTTATGGCGACAGAAGGCGTGAGCATTGAGTTTACACAAGATGCAATCAAGAAAATTGCCGAAGCCGCTTTCCGTGTGAATGAGAAAACGGAGAATATCGGTGCAAGACGTTTACATACCGTTATGGAACGTTTAATGGATAAAATCTCATTTGATGCGAGTGAAATGGATGGTCAAACCGTGAATATCGATGCCGCTTATGTGATTGATGCTTTAGGCGAAGTGATTGAGAATGAAGATTTAAGTCGATTTATTCTGTAA
- the hslV gene encoding ATP-dependent protease subunit HslV, whose protein sequence is MTTIVSVRRNGQVVVGGDGQVSLGNTVMKGNARKVRRLYNGKVLAGFAGGTADAFTLFELFERKLEMHQGHLLKAAVELAKDWRTDRALRKLEAMLIVADEKESLIITGIGDVVQPEADQILAIGSGGNYALSAARALVENTDLSAREIVEKSLKIAGDICVFTNTNFTIEELPNK, encoded by the coding sequence ATGACAACAATTGTAAGCGTACGTCGTAATGGCCAAGTGGTTGTTGGGGGCGATGGACAGGTTTCATTAGGCAACACAGTGATGAAAGGGAATGCCCGTAAAGTGCGCCGTTTATATAATGGCAAAGTTTTAGCCGGTTTCGCAGGTGGTACAGCCGATGCGTTCACCTTATTTGAATTATTTGAGCGTAAATTAGAAATGCATCAAGGACATTTGTTAAAAGCTGCGGTGGAATTAGCCAAAGATTGGCGAACCGATCGTGCGTTACGCAAGTTAGAAGCGATGCTGATTGTGGCGGATGAAAAAGAAAGTTTAATCATTACCGGTATTGGTGATGTGGTGCAGCCAGAAGCCGATCAGATTTTAGCCATTGGTTCAGGCGGTAATTATGCATTATCGGCAGCCCGTGCGTTGGTAGAAAATACCGATTTATCAGCTCGTGAAATTGTAGAAAAATCTTTAAAAATTGCGGGTGATATTTGCGTGTTCACCAATACGAATTTCACTATCGAAGAATTACCGAATAAATAA
- the aphA gene encoding acid phosphatase AphA encodes MKNLLKLSAIAILAASAASTFASNKEPYTEQGTNAREMTEQKPIHWISVEQLKKELEGKAPINVSFDIDDTVLFSSPCFYHGQEKYSPGKNDYLKNQDFWNEVNAGCDQYSIPKQIAVDLINMHQARGDQIYFITGRTAGDKDGVTPVLQKAFNIKDMHPVEFMGGRKLPTKYNKTPGIIDHKVSIHYGDSDDDILAAKEAGVRGIRLMRAANSTYQPMPTLGGYGEEVLINSNY; translated from the coding sequence ATGAAAAATTTACTTAAACTTTCTGCCATTGCAATTTTAGCGGCAAGCGCAGCCTCTACTTTTGCATCAAACAAAGAACCTTACACTGAACAAGGTACGAATGCTCGTGAAATGACAGAGCAAAAACCGATTCACTGGATCTCTGTTGAGCAGTTGAAAAAAGAATTAGAAGGCAAAGCACCAATTAATGTGAGCTTCGACATTGATGATACTGTACTTTTCAGTAGCCCTTGTTTCTACCACGGCCAAGAAAAATACTCACCAGGTAAAAATGATTACTTAAAAAATCAAGATTTCTGGAATGAAGTGAATGCGGGTTGTGACCAATATTCCATTCCAAAACAAATTGCGGTGGATTTAATTAATATGCACCAAGCACGTGGTGACCAAATTTATTTCATCACAGGTCGTACAGCGGGCGATAAAGATGGTGTGACACCTGTGCTACAAAAAGCCTTTAATATTAAAGATATGCACCCTGTAGAATTCATGGGCGGTCGCAAACTTCCAACTAAATATAACAAAACACCGGGTATTATTGACCACAAAGTGAGTATTCACTATGGAGACAGCGATGACGATATACTCGCAGCAAAAGAAGCAGGTGTTCGTGGTATTCGTTTAATGCGTGCAGCAAACTCTACTTACCAACCAATGCCAACCCTTGGTGGCTACGGTGAAGAAGTATTGATTAACTCAAATTACTAA